The genomic window AAAAGcattcgaaaagaaaatgattgtttttctacttttatCTCTTTGCCTTCTCTTTTTCACCGATTTGCATATACTATCTCATCAGACAGTTTAGCTATTTTGTTCTCTGTTGAACTTTTGGGTGACATCCGACTCCTCGGCACTGAACTGTTAATAATGTCAATCAGCACACAAATGTACGCACGcgaacacaacaacaaaagttgtttttctttctttttttcagagtATTTTTGCTCGCACGAATAGAGTCACGATTggccctcttctttttttctgttttcaaaaaactaaataaataaataacaaattcGTGAAGGGAGAAAAGTCGAAACACTCCCGAACGCCGTGTTTCTACTCGCTCGAATGACAAACGGGCGGCCGGAATGCGTAGCCGAATAACGACGTCGTCATCGCTTCGTTCTCTACGTGTGTGtgcacgacacacacacacacacacacacacacacacacacacagagggaAACAACCAAGGCGGGCCCCTTCTGCTGTTGATTCCACGGTTGAAATAACCGTCGCGATGGGAATAAGCCAAAAGGAGAATTCAAGACAACAACCGACAACTTGTATTTTCTCTCGTTGCGAGTAGTAAGCACATTCTTTCCTCTTTCGGTCTATTACGATTtgagtgaaaagaaaaatcaagagGGCACCaccatctcttttttttttttttgtatttttctctcccttccTTTAGCGCCAGGTGCGAAGCAGCACAGGTAGTATAAGAGAGGGGGAGTTCATCCACCTGCTCCTCCTCCCCACCCTgcagcttttttttattttaagtctctttttttctctctctttctactCTCATTCTTagttatttcccttttttaaatctttctttcttcagttccctcactttttcttcttctttattcatCTGCATTTCCTGAACGTTGGTGCTTCAGCCGCTGCGGGGGCTACCTCCCGCGGCTACACGACGCAAAAAAGTTCTGGTTTTCCATTCACCATATCACACTATCCGAAATCAGCAACAATCGTGAGTCAGATTTTCaatcaaaagaacaaaagtaTCACATTGATTTAGATTATTTTGatcaatcaaaaaaaaaggggggggggagccaATGACGAGTGCGCGGTGGAAAAATCCGAAATTGGGCAagatttgtgtgtgtgttctcaTCCAAAAGGTGGTGAACAATATTTACTATTCATAGACGTACAGACAAAAGAGAGACATGACAAGCTCCCGCTATGTTAATCATCCATGCGGATATCACAATGGGAGGCGAATAAGTAGCACGCTGCATCCTCTCGATAGATTTAGATGGACACATAAGCCGGGAAAATGAATATCATTTGAATAACAAAACAGCGATCGTATAGTTACGTCGCGCTGTTAAGCACGAATAAAggaaaaatcattattttttgtAGCGTAACATTAATAGCCTTGCGACTATAAGAACGGCTGTATTCAACATGACACCATTTAAAGTGAAATCTAACGGTTGTTATCAGTTAAGCAGAAAAACCTGCCGCTGGGATAGAACCGGACAGCTCCAACAGCCGTGACAAACGCCCTTTTCATCTGTTTTGATCTGATGACACGAAAGCAGAggggaatttaaaaaacaaaaaaaataattgaacttttgaaaatgagagaaaattcaaaaattgacAACCAGTCGAGGTCTTCCTAACCGATAAGCGCGTCCGAGTTACCAATTTCACGGCTGATGATGTACACACAATGTGTTTGAccagtttttgaaaaaagacaACCGGACGCGGTGAAGTCTCGTCTGCCTGCCGAATTACGTTCACCGttgaggtttttctttttgtagtttgttcttattatttttgtgaAAACCGGTGGTGGTGTTTCCATTCCAGGAACAGAGTCGTGATCTGCTGAGCTTCATCGTCCGCAtttgttaatttattttctttttgttttattctagcgtgtttttttgttttttgtttttttagaaattGAAACCAAAACCACCCGCGTGATATCCTcttattccccccccccccttcaaaTGGCGGCAGAACCGATCATCATCACGGGAGCAAGAAGACGTACAACAACCGATAGGTCACGACCGACGGGGAAAATTCGTTTTCTAGAACGCAGACAGGTAAAGACTAAAGAGTTATGATGCCGAAAAAGAAACCGCTCGATTCACGGTGGGGCGTGAGTCACGCCTCCAAATAAGAAATCTGAAAGGTCGCTAGGCGAAGGGGGTGAACAATCAGAAAAATAATCCGAAatcatctgaaaaaaaaataaaaacaacaacaaaaacttgaaatgatttttttctttttaaattattgcGCACATCGGGGAGAAGGGGATTGAACGATATCACAATAACCATCACCGGTTTGTAGTTAAATTTCGTGTTTCGGGAAATGAGATCCCCCACCTAATCGGGTTGTTGACTGAGAAATTATAACAACGTGAACCATTCTTTTTATTCTCGTCAATCGCCCAGGTGAATcgagttttcctttttttctttttttgtttcacgaATGATGATCGCGCATCGCTTGATTGTTATTTACACGGCACAAAAGCGTGTGTCTGCGGTTGTCATTCTAACACGCTCATCTCATCAACCCAAAATTTCCTCCCCTTTGTTCccactgaaagaaaaaaaaaaaaagagttctGTTTCGAAACACAAAAACGATGACGGAATTCAAACAGAGCAAACGGTTCTCTGTTCCCGCGCTCCAGTAGGATGATATCCATGAAAATGTCATCGACTCTCCCCTACATACTACAGTGCATATTAAATATTCCGCTTCCATCCGTTGCCTTATTTTCTGCGGTCAGGTATCGTCTTACGGTCACACCGGGCTTCTGAATCGTAGCACCGTGAGAATTTGTGTGTTAAGTCTCTTGGAATCGGAAAAAGAAACTACAAGATTCCGGTGGTGGTAATAGGAGGGCAGCGAAGGCTACGCTTACCGGGATGATCCAATTAGATAtgcgtgttttctttttctctctttattaCGGACTCCTTTTGCTAGCTATCACGTGACTTTTGCCTtgctgaaaaaataaagaacccAAATAAGGAAAAACTTTGGGCCCGATTTTCACTAACTTCAAATTCCCCCTGTCCAATGGCATCCGGATCACGACGTAACCGagcaacgaaaaaaaaatgcgatttGGAAGAAGGTTTTGGTCACGCTTAGTGTAGGCCAGAGCCAGCCAGGTAGAAGTCTAATACAGTTGAATACGTAATACACACTCATCTTAATTCAATCAGTGGCTGACTTgcggatggaaggtttcgtccttgatttctttcattttcttggctTTTCTTTGCACATAAAAAGAAGCTGAAGCAACAAAGGGGCTACccaatcagttttttttttctctctttttaccTTCACGTTTAAAGAATTTCATTATTTCTCTTTCCACAGGATGTGTCGAAATTTGTAAGTGCGCTGTCGTCGCTGGAGCGTGAAACGCCATCCTCTCTACGTGGTGTGTAAATACACATTTTTGACGGTTTCCCAGGTGAAAGATGTCCTCGTCGAGCGAAACAAAACGTGGGTTCCTGTAACGTTATACGGGCAGCTGCATTATCCACGACGAAGACATGTTCTTTAATAAAACGATTCATTTAATTTCGTCTTGAGATATACCAGCAGGTAGGGCTGACtcatttctaattttctttaCGGCATCGCATTGCAGTGGTCGAAACATCTGTTGAAGGAAGCGAGAAACACCATTTTATATTAGTTTATTACGTAGTCAAATGAATGGCCATCGTTCCAAAGAGGAAAAGAGATTCTATTCAATTAAAGACACACATTCAACGACCCCTTATATGTGGGTACAGCAGTCATTTGTGAATTTTCTCTAACTGAACTCAATTGACTGTGCAATAAGTGACGCAAATGACTTTTGACTATTTCTATCGTCGATTTCATGTTTTGGAAGGACACATAAAATACCTGTGAAATCCGTTGGACGTCTTCGATACCTCCTGCTGTGACCTAAATCCGGGTCTCTTCACCAGTTACACGCATCGACCAAGTGAGAAGATAACGAGATCACGGTGTTATATCTCTGCTGCTTCCACCGCAGACCCTATTGAATTCTCAATGGAATcttaaatcaaaataaattataatagATGCTGTGGCTATTGTTATTTATAGAGCTGTCGTATCTCCGTGGGCATcgttctttatttatttattttttttggctaCACCGGTGGTGCAGAGATGTCTCGAGAcaattgcaaaaaaacaaaaaaacacggGAGTTCGTCCTCAATTGACTGAAAACCGACAATGCCGGCCAAATGATCTGCACTGACAATAAGGCCATCCACTTGTGGGATTCTTTGACAATTATTATAgcctcatttcttttttctgggTGGAGAGTAATTGACATCAAATTGGAGAACTTGACATGTAGGTCAAAGCATTTCCTGCGATGTGTATTTTAAACTCCGCACAGCATTAAATGCGTGTCTGTACTCGCGTCAACAAAATGCTGCGCAATCATCAGTTTGCTTAACCTGATTGTTGAAAAGAAGGTGGAGGCACACAGTCGTGAACACTAGCAGGAAACTCATTTTTCCCTTTATGTTTTTGACGAGTGGAAATAAAAACgtagaattattattaataatttcttttttttgtttcgtttctcAAGTAGAGGGGTTACAACAGGATAATTCAATCACGGCCAATATGTATAAAAGAGGGATGCATAAAAAAGATATAGAGAAATCTCCAGCACGCAGTGTGAGTGGcgtaaaaaatcaaaaaaatgtgttaattaaatttcaaattaaaacgAATAGGTTCTTTGTTATACATGGagaaatttccttttttttcttatagaaACACGATTATCATCATCAACATAGccaattttgtgtgtgtgtgtggaatgTATGTCGAAGCTATAGGAAAGAGAGTTGGTCCTCTCTTTATACTTGGCAATAACAAAACTTAATGAGAACATTAGTACAAGACACATATTTTATTACACGTCATACGACAGAGCCATCGCCGCTGCTGCGTGGCGAAAATATTGCAACCAAAGTCCCGCAACTGCATCAATTTGTTTCCCGTTTCCCGGTTAGAAAAGTTAgcaattagaaaagaaaaaaaaccacctCGTTACATGGATACCGAAgcgaataataataataaaaaaacgtaGCAAAAtaattatcaaaaaaaaaaaagagggaggaTGACGGCCGATTATTAGTAGACGAAAATGACGTGACAACTCCCGTAGCTCCAGTTCCGCTACAATGAATTTCTATGTCACTCAGTTCCCGTCTGTGATTTTAaatcttttcttattctttccTTCGCTCTTAGCGGAGGATGAAGCTGACTGCCAAGCCATTGTCtctaattttagattttctttttcgttatCACTCAAAGATGTAGTCTACTGGGAAAGACTGGGAAGccaataagaaataaaaacgaacAAAGAAGAGGTTGAAGGAAGAAATTCAATTGTATCCCGCACTCGGCAacttccaccttttttttggcgacatgacctttttgttgttattgtggCACATTTAGATTGTGTCAtgcctcaaaaaaaaaagggcagaaAGACAACTGTACAAACTTCCGGCCGGAATGCTTTAGTTCActaaatcaaagaaaaagccCAACTTGCCTATAGTTAACCTTACAAGAGAAGAATCGTGTtttatacttaaaaaaaaaaaaaaatggccgctGTTTCCTATTCGCGGGCACCGGATTCCGATTCGCTGGAAGAAATTCGTTCGTACGGGACGCGACGGGCGAAATCACGCGACGAATCGCTGCTGTTTGTGCTCGATCTGTCTCTTCCGGCTTCGCGTTGTGGCACATCTTCCATCACTTCGGTTGACGAGCGTTCCAGCATTGGCCTCCGTCCAGCTCGGTTATTCTGGCGGGACGAGGAAGCGGTGGAAAAATTCTCGCTTGCGTTGGAAACGCGATCGTAAGGCAATCGCTGTTGCCAATTCTCCGTAAACTCGGAAGTGCTACGAGCTAAAGACGGACGGCTCGTTCCGTCTTCAGAGTAGCCGTCCCATTCGTGCGGAGGCCGTCGATCGAGATGGTCCACCATTTCGCTGTGCATCGAACGATCCGCCGTGCTGCGCGGATACACGCTGGATCGCTGCGTGTTGGCGCTAGCTTCGCTCCAGACATCCGGATCACCTCGTGGACGGTACCGGAATTCGTGGTTGGTTACTGTGTGAGACGCAGTCATCCGGTGGTACTCCGCTTCATGAACGGGAGCTAAAGAGCTGCTGCGGCTGCTGCGCGGATCTCGGCGGTGAGGCCGGATGGGCTCCGAGTTGACGGTCGTCTCGGAACGAGTGTCGCTCGAATCGTCTCTGTTTGGATTGGGCGGCGCGGATAAGACGCGGATGATGACGTCCCATTTCTTGGGTTCAAATACACGCTGGAAGCGAGTGTCGCGGCGGATGCGCTCAAAGTCTTCATGAACGACAGCTTCCGTCAACATGGTGCGTAGAGTGGACTCGGTAGTGATGATTTGCTGCCATTTCTGACGATCTTCGATAGTCAAAATCGAAGTCGCATCGTCGTCATCCGTTATATATTCCGGAAGGGGTGGATTCAAGACGCGGACCAGAACGTCCCAGTTGGGAGGCGGAGGCTCGCTGATGGATCGAGCGTACTCCGATGGATCCCAGTCGGTACTCTCGCTCGGTACGCGAGGAGAATGGATGGGTGGATATTGGCGGATCTTGACGTCCCAATCCGGAGGCTGCTCCGTTGGTGGATTGGGTTCGGCTTGGCTCATTCCATCCCAGTTGGTAGATTGGCTGGGACTGCGTGGTTCGTAAACCGGAGGATACTGACGAATTGAAACATCCCAATCCGGCGGCGGTTGCGGATCAGCTTGGCTCATTCCATCCCAAACGGTGGAGACGCTGGGAGAACGGGGCTGATAAACGGGCGGATATTGGCGGATGGTGACATCGAAATCGGGTGGCGGCTGCGGTTCAGTCATGTGACTCATTCCGTCCCAATTGGTCGACTCGCTCGGAGTGCGCGGCTCGTAAACCGGAGGATACTGACGGATCTTGACGTCGAAATCCGGAGCCGGTTGCGGATCAACTTGGCTCATCACGTCCCAGACGGTGGATTCGCTAGGAGTGCGAGGTTCGTAAACAGGCGGGTATTGGCGGATGGTGACGTCAAATTCCGGTGGAGGCTGTGGCTCCGTCACGTGACTCATTCCATCCCAATTGGTCGACTCGCTAGGAGTGCGCGGCTCGTAAATTGGAGGATACTGCCGGATCTTAATGTCCCAATCCGGCATGGTCGACACGGTGGTATCGCTAGGCGAGCGCGGTGGCGGCTGGGCGGGCGGATGCGTGCGGATGGCCACATCCCAATTGGGTGGAAGAGGCGCCGGTTTCTTGCGATGGAGATACTCCGTCTTCTGGCGACGGATGCGCTCCTCCTCGTCGATGATTCGAGTCTCGGTGATGGTCTGCAAGTAGAGGTCATCCACTTCTTGCGTGCTGAGCTTGGGCGGCGGAACCGGACGTTCCGGAGTGGGGACAATCATCGTTTCCGTTTCTTCATCCTCCTTTACATGCCGGAACGTGTTCGTGTGCAGCTGGATGTCTTCGTTGATCACGAGCGTCCGTTCCGTTTCGTGATGTTCGGGAATTTCCGTAGTGACACGGAAAGTGGCATCCGGTTGCGGCCTGACGTAAGGACGACTTGATTTCAATACCATCTCGCCGACAGAGCGCGGTTGGCTTTCCAGCGATCGTGCCGGACTGACGGACCGTGGTTTGCGCTGGACATGAGCATAGCCAGGTGGTGGGCCCTCTGAAGCATCAGCTGGAGCATTCAATGGCGGAGATTCCATCAAAGTAGCCGACGAAACGGTTTGAATTTCCGATTGGCGCCATTCTTCACGTTCCAGGATGGTGGTCAAGGCTCTCTCCTGGGCTGTCAGGATGTTGGCCACACTGGGCGCTCTGCTGTCATCCGATGTCACCGATGATGGAGCCGGACTGCGATGGCGTTCCTTAACGCGGAAAGCAATGTCAAACGCTGGATCGACTCGCGGAATTGTGGTGGGCAGATTGAACGTATCAACGTCCAATTGATTGTGCGCGTCGGAGTAGACGCTGGACAGATCCGGATCACGCGATTGTCGGAGATGCGGAGGCACTTCCTCACGCTGAATGGAACTGACTGTGCTGTCCCGGCGGTAGCAGCCTCCGCCTTCTTCCATCTCGCTGCCGCTGCGCGATTCTGACGGATAGTCGCTGGGCAATGTGTCGCTGGATTCGACGATCGGTTGCTGATCGGATCCAGAACTGGAAGCGTGAGCTCGCGGGATTTTAAGGCCAGCGAACGGAGGGAATATCGTCTGATCCGTAATGCCAGTGATTTCTGAACCCAGTCCGGACGATGGGATGAGTCTGCGGCGACGGATGAGACGGATATTGCGCTGTTTCAAGCAAAAGTACGAGCAGGCGACACCGAACAGCATCATGGCCAGGAAGAGCAGCGCGCAAATGATCATCAAGATTTGCGGCTCGGCCAGCCTGTTCGGTACTGGGTCTCCAGCCGGAGTATTAGCCACTGAAATGGGCAATGGCGGTCCTAGTGGTGGAGGAACTATAGGCTCTGGATAGCGACAAACAATCGTTTTGACTTCGTCACCCTCCAATTCCAATGACGGATGGAAACGGACGAGAATGTTGTTGGTGAAAACGCGTGTCGGGTCCTGTTTGTGCACGAAAAGAAGCAGATGTCAATAATGTTGAGTTATTTTTAGTATTTCACTGGGTTTCCCAATTGCTAATGTATTCTCAAGTTGAATTAGTCCATTTTAGGAATCAAGGCCAAAGTCATTAGATTTCAAGCGACTCCCACAGGTAATCGTTtaccttgaaaaaaaagggattaggggttcttttttttttttctaacgtTAACACAAAACCGCCCATAATCATGTTTGTCGGCAACCGATGTCTCTGCGGGTATTTATTAGACATCTGCCGCTATCGTGATTCAAAGGAAAATTCCCAATCTCCCCGGGCCGAATGAAAAGGATTTGCTACAATGAAAGATGTTTGACATGTTTATAAAATCACCTGAATGGTTCCACATCCGGATAGCGGGAATTCATAATGATATTTGGTGCCTCCTTTGCCGACAAAAGAGCAAGCGCTTCTTCGGTCGAAATTGAATAGACGATTCCGTAAAACGGTTCGGGGAATTCGAGATCAACTTCCATAGCCCTTGAGGCACAACTCAAACTGGCGGATGACCTGTGTACGTTGCAATCACAATGAGACATTGAATGATTTAGTTCAACTGGTTTTCTCTTCCAAACGAGAAAACCCGATTCATTTGTACGAAGACCTGTTGGTGCGGATGATGTTGGTGAGGTCATCCAATTTCGTGACAACGCCGTCCAACGTCGCCTCCAGCGGTATACCATTGCCTTGGTACTCAATGTCGACACCACGCTCGGCGTAGCTTGGACTGGGCCAAAGCACCGGGGATCCAACTCGGAGAGTGGAGCGCGACCATCGCAATCACGCTCCATGCCGTCATTAGGAGACGCATCGTGCCAGACTGAAATGAGAGAATGGAGGCAAAACAATAACAGCACGAGATAAGTATCATGTGATCCATGCGAGTTTTTTGTGTGATAATCaatggaaaacaacaacaactattTCTAATTAGCGCTCGCAGTCACGTTTGGCCATCTAGCGGGAACGTGAGAGCCACTCCAGTAGGTGGTAGCGTGACTCATTAGCCAACGCAGCCATCTTGAACGCTTTCGTTTTTATACAGGTGGGGTATACAATTGCAAGTCGTAGTAAAATAGTTCCAGACAAAACGGAAGAGAAACGTTGAAAACGGACGCACCAGACAATGGGaacaagaatttgtttttcgtctaattgttttcttttacgaTAACAGGACAAATCCCGCACACGTCCTTTGAAACTTTCATTCACTACCCGCATACAAATCCCTCGCTATCGTGAACACATATACACTATGTGAATAACTGTACTTTCTATATTTGTTCATTTTATgaacaacaataataattgGTGAGAAACAAACGAAAGTCATAGCTTACCTACgtatttctgtttcttttgctATTATTTCGATATCAGCAAAACTGGCTGCGCACAAGACCGGTTTTGATTTTCCTTTGTTACTTCTTCATCTTGATCCACCTggaatatatatacatatatatttttttagacaaagaagataacaaaaaaagttggTGAGCACGAATATGAAATGCGACAGACAACACGGCACAAACTGTGGACTGGACGAGGCAAGAGTTTCGAATGTTTCGACAGTCGCACTGGGAAAACTACTGTGTCGGAAAGAAAAGTTGCAACAGCCTTGTACAACCGTAAATGGATGCTGGCGTCATCAACCTcggtgtttacatataagggCACagcatcttctttctttttgctgcaGACAAAGATTTCGGTTTCCTTGATTTTCTGGGCACTGCCACCTTCTTGAGTTTGCGTGTTGTACAAAAACTTGGCAAGCGAACTCTTTTCGAAACTGACGCCAGcagctattttattttatttttgttccaGCATATTTCCCAATGGCAGTATGCAACCAAAACTAGCGggtggtttttttgtttagttttcaaagaataaaaaatgtgtaaataaataaatttttttttttttttttagttttgggGTGGGTACGAAAAAGGAGGGTCTTATACTATTTATTAGATGcaagtctttttttctttctttctttttcggggAACGAATGAGCTGTCACGCTCATTCAAATTCAAGGTCGACGGCCTTAAAGTTCCTCCGCATCAGCGACGCCATTCCCGTGAGGCCGCACGCGCACTGGTTTTACATTATTTTCAAGAATTCAgattttttcgaaaaaaaaagaaggagaatcaaatataaaatGAGTACGTTGTACACACATATCCCGGTCTATTGAAGACGACAATTATCGCAGCTAACCGCAAAAACCCCCGCAttagaaagtgaaaaagaaacatggCCTGTTTTTTTCCGTATCTCTGCGTGCGTGTGTTCCAGTCTACCTCATTCCAAGACCTTGTTTCAGTTTTCCAAACAacgaccaaaaaaaaaaacccataaAAATATGATggataaagaaaatgaaacgcCCTTTTCGTGGAAGATGATTTCAACAATTTCgagactctctctctctaatTCTGATGTAGTGCGCATCGTTTAATGAGAGCGAGACTGATGGAGGGGGGAAATAGGCTACGTGCGTTTGTGGCATCCGGTCgttcaccaaaaaaaaagaaaaaaaaaaaagaacgttaAGCTACTCTTTCCCGCATTCAGTTGTGTACGATGACAAAGCCTCCCAGCATGTTCGTGATGTCGGGAGAAAGCTTCTTTCTTGATCATGTACTGACGCGCAACAAAAAAAGTCTATTACTCACTGGCCGTTCTTTTCCCCTCATTTTattgcacacacacactcaaCATGTTGGCTGCTGTCTATCTGTTTGGCTCCTATAACTGGTTGATGGTGTTGCTAGACGCTTTCACCTTTCCGGCTCATCACATCCATTTTTCTAGTCACGTCGGCCCATCTGTGGAAACGTGAAGAGGTGATGGGCCGTACTGTTTTTAGTgtggaaagaaaaacgttttcgATAAATGTCTAACGGTTTATGGCTTCTTCTTATAATGACATCCGCAAGCATTTGCCAGAGGCAGATTATAGGATATGCACCTGCATTCCGCCAGATTGGTCAGGGACACGATAAATATTATAATTGAACATGtttagaaaagaaatcgaaaaagaaaggaacaaaataaaataaaacacgaAAGATTTCTTTGTTTGGGCCGTGGTTCCGGTTGGAATTCGCCTGAAAAAAATCGTGTGATTTTTCTACAATAacaagttgtttttttgttttgtttaaacacAAGTGGAGGTTGACCGCAGCACGAACAGCGACCACCCATCGAAGGAAATTTAccataaaatagaaaatgtaaaaaaacaaacaaaaaaaacacatgttcctttcgcttttctttcttctttttttgcggaaaaaccAAAATGCCTCAATGTCCGACGGTCAGACTTCATCGAAAATCAAGAAGTGAAATGTCGACAATAATACCTTGATCCTTTTAAAGATATACTTGAGGTATGGACAATGCGGCTGACACGACAAAATCACGCAATTATCAATGACGTATCATACTGAACACGAAAAACCAATGCAGTCATCACCTCCGCCCTAAATCTCGCGACTCGGCGTAGGCGTCACCATTGAACGGGACAAGTGAGGCCCCGCCCTGTCCTTCAACAGTCGAGCCAAGAGTTATCATCATCATCCGGTTGGAGCTAGACACAACAGCCGCACCTCTCACGCACAGCAAATATCATAAGCCTCAAGgtaaagaacaaaaaacaaaaaaggccttttcttttcattttctggtGACACACCAGTATGACATCAACCTGTCAAAGAATCACAACACCTTTAGCCTTTGATAAAGAGTCTATGGAAATTACAGAGCCACAATTATTCGTTCTCAAATTTCGAAAAGCAATCATCATGAGATAATGCGGTTTTTCAATGGCGGGGAATCGGGAGCAAGCGTGCGGCTTGGGTGATCCCTGTTGCGTTCAAAGGGCTTTTCGTGATCAGAATAACGGAGGGCGgaaacacacaaaagaaaggcAAAAGTCTACCTACTAATTTTTCTCGTATAATATCTAGTCATCCATTGTTCCCCCCCTCGGAGGGGCTTGCGAGAGGCTAActaacgaagaaagaaaaaaaaaattagagttgaaaagaagaatatttagatttttttttctttctttaaaatattatttaacaCTGCCCTGAGGCGTCGTTTCACGTGACTGGACGCTTTAACACACGAGTACATGAAAAAGgaagacaaataaaaaaaaaagttagggGGCGATATAAAAGAAAGATAGGAAAGATGGCTTCCGCCCTTCCAGGCAATTTCCCGCAGGCCCGTAAAGCTCTTACTGG from Daphnia magna isolate NIES unplaced genomic scaffold, ASM2063170v1.1 Dm_contigs176, whole genome shotgun sequence includes these protein-coding regions:
- the LOC123467350 gene encoding LOW QUALITY PROTEIN: uncharacterized protein LOC123467350 (The sequence of the model RefSeq protein was modified relative to this genomic sequence to represent the inferred CDS: inserted 1 base in 1 codon; deleted 1 base in 1 codon) produces the protein MDHMILISCCYCFASILSFQSGTMRLLMTAWSVIAMVALHSPSWIPGALAQSSYAERGVDIEYQGNGIPLEATLDGVVTKLDDLTNIIRTNRSSASLSCASRAMEVDLEFPEPFYGIVYXNFDRRSACSFVGKGGTKYHYEFPLSGCGTIQDPTRVFTNNILVRFHPSLELEGDEVKTIVCRYPEPIVPPPLGPPLPISVANTPAGDPVPNRLAEPQILMIICALLFLAMMLFGVACSYFCLKQRNIRLIRRRRLIPSSGLGSEITGITDQTIFPPFAGLKIPRAHASSSGSDQQPIVESSDTLPSDYPSESRSGSEMEEGGGCYRRDSTVSSIQREEVPPHLRQSRDPDLSSVYSDAHNQLDVDTFNLPTTIPRVDPAFDIAFRVKERHRSPAPSSVTSDDSRAPSVANILTAQERALTTILEREEWRQSEIQTVSSATLMESPPLNAPADASEGPPPGYAHVQRKPRSVSPARSLESQPRSVGEMVLKSSRPYVRPQPDATFRVTTEIPEHHETERTLVINEDIQLHTNTFRHVKEDEETETMIVPTPERPVPPPKLSTQEVDDLYLQTITETRIIDEEERIRRQKTEYLHRKKPAPLPPNWDVAIRTHPPAQPPPRSPSDTTVSTMPDWDIKIRQYPPIYEPRTPSESTNWDGMSHVTEPQPPPEFDVTIRQYPPVYEPRTPSESTVWDVMSQVDPQPAPDFDVKIRQYPPVYEPRTPSESTNWDGMSHMTEPQPPPDFDVTIRQYPPVYQPRSPSVSTVWDGMSQADPQPPPDWDVSIRQYPPVYEPRSPSQSTNWDGMSQAEPNPPTEQPPDWDVKIRQYPPIHSPRVPSESTDWDPSEYARSISEPPPPNWDVLVRVLNPPLPEYITDDDDATSILTIEDRQKWQQIITTESTLRTMLTEAVVHEDFERIRRDTRFQRVFEPKKWDVIIRVLSAPPNPNRDDSSDTRSETTVNSEPIRPHRRDPRSSRSSSLAPVHEAEYHRMTASHTVTNHEFRYRPRGDPDVWSEASANTQRSSVYPRSTADRSMHSEMVDHLDRRPPHEWDGYSEDGTSRPSLARSTSEFTENWQQRLPYDRVSNASENFSTASSSRQNNRAGRRPMLERSSTEVMEDVPQREAGRDRSSTNSSDSSRDFARRVPYERISSSESESGARE